In Camarhynchus parvulus chromosome 28, STF_HiC, whole genome shotgun sequence, the following proteins share a genomic window:
- the MEX3D gene encoding RNA-binding protein MEX3D: MTECVPVPSSEHVAEIVGRQGCKIKALRAKTNTYIKTPVRGEEPVFIVTGRKEDVEMAKREILSAAEHFSMIRATRNKVNGLTGALQGPPNLPGQTTIQVRVPYRVVGLVVGPKGATIKRIQQQTHTYIVTPSRDKEPVFEVTGMPENVDRAREEIEAHITMRTGSFIDVNADNDFHSNGTDVCLELQGGAAAPWAKAPHPAQRPPAALRNDSLSSLGSGSTESFYSGRVAAASPTSPYSTFSEPPAPLGSDECDFGFDFLALDLTTPTTTIWSPFERSGNPLQAFSSCSSINSSQRRNSGPATPRHSPTLPESGAAGLEHPSARRIPSDPTGALAWLPAQGSLSSFSNSTGYSSSSSLPGSISAASGSPTDSSSSDGHRKSSRECMVCLESEVMAALVPCGHNLFCMECALRICGRAQPQCPACHVPATQAIHIFS; this comes from the coding sequence GCTGCAAAATCAAAGCCCTGCGTGCCAAGACCAACACGTACATCAAGACACCGGTCAGGGGTGAGGAGCCCGTGTTCATCGTCACCGGCAGGAAGGAGGACGTGGAGATGGCCAAGCGCGAGATCCTCTCGGCCGCCGAGCACTTCTCCATGATCCGGGCCACGCGCAACAAAGTCAACGGGCTGACGGGGGCCTTGCAGGGGCCCCCCAACCTGCCTGGCCAGACCACCATCCAGGTGAGGGTCCCCTACCGCGTGGTGGGGCTGGTGGTGGGACCCAAGGGCGCCACCATCAAGCGCATCCAGCAGCAGACGCACACGTACATCGTGACGCCCAGCCGGGATAAGGAGCCCGTGTTCGAGGTGACGGGCATGCCCGAGAACGTGGACCGGGCGCGCGAGGAGATCGAGGCGCACATCACCATGAGGACAGGCTCCTTCATCGATGTCAACGCCGACAACGACTTCCACTCCAACGGCACCGACgtctgcctggagctgcagggcgGCGCGGCCGCCCCGTGGGCCAAGGCCCCGCACCCGGCCCAGCGCCCCCCGGCCGCGCTGCGCAACGACAGcctgagctccctgggcagcgGCTCCACCGAGTCCTTCTACAGCGGGCGCGTGGCGGCCgccagccccaccagcccctACAGCACCTTCAGcgagcccccggccccgctgggCTCCGACGAGTGCGACTTCGGCTTCGACTTCTTGGCCCTCGACCTCACCACGCCCACCACCACCATCTGGTCGCCCTTCGAGCGCTCGGGCAACCCCCTGCAGgccttcagcagctgctcctccatcaACAGCTCGCAGAGACGCAACAGCGGCCCGGCCACGCCGCGCCACTCGCCCACACTGCCCGAgagcggggcggcggggctggaGCACCCCTCGGCGCGGCGCATCCCCAGCGACCCCACCGGcgccctggcctggctgcccGCGCAGGGCTCgctctcctccttctccaacAGCACCGGctactcctcctcctcctcgctgcCCGGCAGCATCTCGGCCGCCTCGGGCTCGCCCACCGACTCGAGCAGCTCGGACGGGCACCGCAAGAGCTCGCGGGAGTGCATGGTGTGCCTGGAGAGCGAGGTGATGGCCGCGCTGGTGCCCTGCGGCCACAACCTGTTCTGCATGGAGTGCGCCCTGCGCATCTGCGGCCGGGCGCAGCCGCAGTGCCCCGCGTGCCACGTGCCCGCCACCCAAGCCATCCACATCTTCTCCTAG